Proteins co-encoded in one Actinomadura luteofluorescens genomic window:
- a CDS encoding MFS transporter — protein sequence MGLREQLNKRDFRRLILGQTVSSFGDWMGTLALMYFVLELSDSTTAVGGVLVLRLLPSALGAPVAARVVTRWRRRSVLMWATLVQTGMAVALPIVPWLGWVYFWAFMIEVAGLIFLPARDASIPFLIEEEENRHDTGTLEIANGITMATSYGMIPVGAGAFGLILYFSQHIGLGTHWRYVAVFWLDALTYLGCYFAIRSIPDLGPGPAERREVERTGEEATTRGLLAALRLPVVRGVLPGVAVVSLGLGALFSLGVVFVRNVLAAGPLEFGTLVVLFGVGALVGLLIIHRKVRNLAVQVRVGTAVQGVVIFFMALLGSVAWAFVGAVLFGAAATSALVGGITYFQEALSGVNRNLALTAFHAVLRFGLALAALLAGAASDLLRKAGATPLGLSPSQFALAASGLIVLFGAALIRVPDGDGPSSR from the coding sequence ATGGGACTCAGGGAGCAGCTGAACAAGCGCGACTTCCGGCGGCTCATCCTCGGCCAGACGGTGTCCTCGTTCGGCGACTGGATGGGCACGCTGGCGCTGATGTACTTCGTGCTGGAGCTCAGCGACTCCACGACGGCGGTCGGCGGCGTCCTGGTGCTGCGGCTGCTCCCGTCCGCGCTGGGCGCGCCGGTGGCGGCGCGGGTGGTGACGCGGTGGCGGCGGCGGAGCGTGCTGATGTGGGCGACGCTGGTCCAGACGGGCATGGCGGTGGCGCTGCCGATCGTGCCGTGGCTGGGGTGGGTGTACTTCTGGGCCTTCATGATCGAGGTGGCGGGCCTGATCTTCCTGCCGGCCCGGGACGCGTCCATCCCGTTCCTCATCGAGGAGGAGGAGAACCGGCACGACACCGGCACGCTGGAGATCGCCAACGGCATCACGATGGCGACCTCGTACGGGATGATCCCGGTGGGCGCGGGGGCGTTCGGGCTGATCCTGTACTTCTCGCAGCACATCGGCCTCGGCACCCACTGGCGCTACGTGGCGGTGTTCTGGCTGGACGCCCTGACGTATCTGGGCTGCTACTTCGCCATCCGCTCGATCCCCGACCTCGGTCCGGGACCGGCCGAGCGGCGCGAGGTGGAGCGCACCGGGGAGGAGGCGACGACCCGCGGTCTCCTCGCGGCGCTGCGGCTGCCCGTGGTGCGCGGCGTCCTGCCGGGGGTGGCGGTGGTGTCGCTCGGGCTGGGCGCGCTGTTCTCGCTGGGCGTGGTGTTCGTCCGGAACGTCCTGGCCGCGGGGCCGCTGGAGTTCGGGACGCTGGTGGTGCTGTTCGGGGTGGGCGCGCTCGTCGGCCTGCTGATCATCCATCGCAAGGTGCGGAACCTCGCGGTGCAGGTCCGGGTCGGGACGGCCGTGCAGGGCGTGGTGATCTTCTTCATGGCCCTGCTGGGGTCGGTGGCGTGGGCGTTCGTCGGGGCGGTGCTGTTCGGCGCGGCCGCGACCAGTGCCCTGGTGGGCGGCATCACCTACTTCCAGGAGGCGCTCAGCGGCGTCAACCGGAACCTGGCGCTCACGGCCTTCCACGCCGTCCTGCGGTTCGGCCTGGCACTCGCGGCGCTGCTGGCGGGGGCCGCGTCCGACCTTCTGCGGAAGGCGGGCGCGACCCCGCTCGGCCTGTCGCCGTCGCAGTTCGCGCTGGCGGCGTCCGGGCTGATCGTCCTGTTCGGGGCGGCCCTGATCCGGGTGCCCGACGGTGACGGCCCGTCCTCTAGGTGA
- a CDS encoding MFS transporter, giving the protein MSDSPPSFLATGRGKITLTLLCAIAFLDFIDASIVNVALPAIRADLDFSVQDLQWVPSGYLLTYGGFMLLGGRLADLLGRRRVVVAGTALFSLSSIAGGLATTSGTLIVARLAQGAGAALMLPGTLSILTTTFKEGGDRGKALGVWGGVGGGASAAGVLLGGLLTDGPGWRWVMLVNVPVCVIVIAGLFLLVEGDRRAARLAGFDALGTVLVTGGMLLLVFTLVKAPEVGWDAGRTIGGLAGAAAILAAFLVNEQRSRNPLVPLSIFRIRGLAAADVTQLVAVAGFLSMFFFLSLYMVNVLGYSPLETGSAYLPLCAGVGVAAGASAPLIGRAGTRPVMIAGLLLAAAGIYLLSRIPVDGHYLTDLLPGLMVTSFGLGFTFVAVTTAANANVPPDKAGVAAALLNASQQIGGALGLAIFSAVATARTGDLLADRRPMPEALTGGFSRALLASSLFLVAAAVVALRAANSRGEASALEPEKEDGPVPVT; this is encoded by the coding sequence ATGAGCGACTCCCCTCCGTCCTTCCTCGCGACCGGACGCGGCAAGATCACCCTGACCCTGCTGTGCGCCATCGCGTTCCTGGACTTCATCGACGCCTCGATCGTCAACGTGGCGCTGCCCGCGATCCGCGCCGACCTGGACTTCTCCGTCCAGGACCTGCAGTGGGTGCCGTCCGGCTACCTGCTCACCTACGGCGGGTTCATGCTGCTCGGCGGGCGCCTCGCCGACCTGCTCGGACGCCGCCGCGTCGTGGTCGCGGGCACCGCGCTGTTCTCGCTGTCCTCGATCGCGGGCGGGCTCGCCACCACGTCCGGGACGCTCATCGTGGCGCGGCTCGCGCAGGGCGCGGGCGCGGCGCTGATGCTGCCGGGCACCCTGTCGATCCTCACGACCACCTTCAAGGAGGGCGGCGACCGCGGCAAGGCGCTCGGCGTGTGGGGCGGCGTCGGCGGCGGCGCCTCGGCCGCCGGGGTCCTGCTCGGCGGGCTGCTCACCGACGGGCCCGGCTGGCGCTGGGTGATGCTCGTGAACGTCCCCGTCTGCGTGATCGTCATCGCCGGGCTGTTCCTGCTCGTCGAGGGCGACCGCCGCGCCGCCCGGCTCGCGGGCTTCGACGCGCTCGGCACCGTCCTGGTCACCGGCGGGATGCTGCTGCTGGTGTTCACCCTGGTCAAGGCCCCCGAGGTCGGCTGGGACGCGGGCCGCACGATCGGCGGCCTCGCCGGAGCCGCCGCGATCCTGGCGGCGTTCCTGGTCAACGAGCAGCGCAGCCGGAACCCGCTGGTGCCGCTGTCGATCTTCCGGATCCGGGGGCTGGCCGCCGCGGACGTCACCCAGCTCGTCGCGGTCGCCGGGTTCCTGTCGATGTTCTTCTTCCTCAGCCTGTACATGGTGAACGTCCTCGGCTACTCGCCGCTGGAGACCGGCTCGGCCTACCTGCCGCTCTGCGCCGGCGTCGGCGTCGCCGCGGGCGCGTCCGCCCCGCTGATCGGACGCGCCGGGACCCGCCCGGTGATGATCGCCGGGCTGCTGCTCGCGGCCGCCGGCATCTACCTGCTGTCGCGCATCCCGGTGGACGGCCACTACCTCACCGACCTGCTGCCCGGCCTGATGGTCACCTCGTTCGGGCTCGGGTTCACGTTCGTGGCCGTCACCACCGCGGCCAACGCCAACGTCCCGCCGGACAAGGCCGGGGTCGCGGCGGCGCTGCTCAACGCGTCCCAGCAGATCGGCGGCGCCCTCGGGCTGGCGATCTTCTCCGCGGTCGCCACCGCCCGCACCGGCGACCTGCTCGCCGACCGCAGGCCGATGCCCGAGGCGCTCACCGGCGGGTTCTCCCGGGCACTGCTGGCAAGCTCCCTCTTCCTGGTCGCCGCGGCGGTCGTGGCCCTGCGCGCCGCCAACAGCCGGGGCGAGGCGTCCGCTCTGGAACCGGAGAAGGAGGACGGCCCCGTGCCGGTCACCTAG
- a CDS encoding sigma factor-like helix-turn-helix DNA-binding protein: MGPWLPEPLVARDDADDPAERTEAVSMALLVVLETLTPLERAVFVLHEVFGYAHTEIAPILDRSPAAVRQLAHRAREHVQARRPRYQADPKVQRQATERFLQAALGADLEALMEILAPDVTLWTDGGGKSKATSALRPIQGADRVARAIAGTTARRPMELDIIYRTVNGDPSAVLFNEDAPFAVMVLDLDPDGHRVRGVYAVTNPDKLAHIDEDD; encoded by the coding sequence GTGGGACCGTGGCTGCCCGAGCCGCTGGTGGCCCGCGACGACGCGGACGACCCGGCCGAGCGCACCGAGGCGGTCTCGATGGCGCTGCTGGTCGTCCTGGAGACGCTCACGCCGCTCGAACGGGCGGTCTTCGTCCTGCACGAGGTGTTCGGCTACGCCCACACGGAGATAGCGCCGATCCTGGACCGCAGCCCGGCGGCGGTCAGGCAGCTCGCGCACCGCGCCCGGGAGCACGTGCAGGCCCGCCGTCCCCGCTACCAGGCGGACCCGAAGGTGCAGCGGCAGGCGACGGAGCGGTTCCTCCAGGCCGCCCTCGGCGCCGATCTGGAGGCGCTGATGGAGATCCTCGCGCCGGACGTGACCCTGTGGACGGACGGCGGCGGCAAGTCCAAGGCGACCTCGGCCCTGCGTCCCATCCAGGGGGCCGACAGGGTGGCCCGCGCCATCGCCGGGACGACCGCGCGCAGGCCCATGGAGCTGGACATCATCTACCGGACCGTCAACGGCGACCCGTCCGCCGTGCTGTTCAACGAGGACGCGCCGTTCGCCGTCATGGTCCTCGACCTGGACCCGGACGGCCACCGCGTCCGCGGCGTCTACGCCGTCACCAACCCCGACAAACTGGCCCACATCGACGAGGACGACTGA
- a CDS encoding carboxymuconolactone decarboxylase family protein — MNIEIPEGKDPIQYVWGEMVPGIGPAASNLSLAVYAHTTLGLREFEAARLRVAQLNGCLFCLDWRTERDGEKVEEGFADAVTEWRTTEAFDERTRLAAEYAERYVLDHHGLDEEFWARMSARYTQAEIVELSMCIGSWLAFGRLNRVLGLDAMCVLPHP, encoded by the coding sequence GTGAACATCGAGATCCCCGAGGGCAAGGACCCGATCCAGTACGTGTGGGGCGAGATGGTGCCGGGCATCGGCCCCGCCGCCTCGAATCTGTCCCTCGCCGTCTACGCGCACACCACCCTCGGGCTCCGCGAGTTCGAGGCCGCCCGGCTGCGCGTCGCCCAGCTGAACGGATGCCTGTTCTGCCTCGACTGGCGGACGGAGCGCGACGGCGAGAAGGTCGAGGAGGGGTTCGCCGACGCGGTGACCGAGTGGCGCACCACCGAGGCCTTCGACGAGCGCACCCGCCTGGCCGCCGAGTACGCCGAGCGTTACGTCCTCGACCACCACGGCCTGGACGAGGAGTTCTGGGCCCGGATGTCCGCCCGCTACACCCAGGCGGAGATCGTGGAGCTGAGCATGTGCATCGGCTCCTGGCTTGCCTTCGGACGCCTCAACCGCGTCCTCGGCCTCGACGCCATGTGCGTCCTGCCGCATCCCTGA
- a CDS encoding NAD(P)H-dependent amine dehydrogenase family protein yields the protein MISVVVWGTGNMGRLAVRSVEAHPGLRLTGVIVHDPAKVGRDAGDLAGLGRDLGVAATADAGAVLAARPQAVVYAASGDIRPDDALADVLQVIRAGAVVVTPALYALYDQRGAPPEMRAQVLDAIAEGGGSLFASGVDPGWGNDVLPLLVSGLAGTIDVVRCQEIFDYSAYDQPDSVRYLVGMGQPMDYEPPMLAATVPTMVWGGQVRLMARALGAELDEIRETVDRRPLDATITTASMGDFEKGTQGAVRFEVQGIVAGEPRIVVEHVTRIHPSCAPDWPVPPDGDGAHRVVIEGVPRIEVTVEATDEHGNRAAGGNATAAGRLVNAIDWLVDAEPGLYDALDVPVRPAVGKLWKAP from the coding sequence ATGATCTCCGTGGTCGTGTGGGGTACCGGCAACATGGGACGGCTGGCCGTCCGCTCCGTCGAGGCGCACCCGGGGCTCCGGCTGACCGGCGTGATCGTCCACGATCCCGCCAAGGTCGGACGGGACGCGGGCGACCTCGCCGGCCTCGGCCGCGACCTCGGCGTCGCGGCCACCGCCGACGCCGGGGCGGTACTCGCCGCCCGCCCGCAGGCCGTCGTGTACGCGGCGTCGGGCGACATCCGGCCGGACGACGCCCTCGCCGACGTCCTCCAGGTGATCCGTGCCGGCGCCGTCGTCGTCACCCCCGCCCTCTACGCCCTCTACGACCAGCGCGGCGCCCCGCCCGAGATGCGCGCGCAGGTACTGGACGCGATCGCCGAGGGCGGCGGCTCCCTGTTCGCCTCCGGCGTCGACCCCGGATGGGGCAACGACGTCCTGCCGCTGCTGGTCAGCGGCCTCGCCGGCACGATCGACGTCGTCCGCTGCCAGGAGATCTTCGACTACTCCGCCTACGACCAGCCCGACTCCGTCCGGTACCTGGTCGGCATGGGCCAGCCGATGGACTACGAGCCGCCGATGCTCGCCGCGACCGTCCCGACGATGGTGTGGGGCGGGCAGGTCAGGCTGATGGCCCGCGCCCTCGGCGCCGAGCTGGACGAGATCCGCGAGACCGTGGACCGGCGCCCCCTCGACGCCACGATCACCACCGCGTCCATGGGCGATTTCGAGAAGGGCACGCAGGGCGCGGTGCGGTTCGAGGTCCAGGGCATCGTGGCGGGCGAGCCCCGCATCGTCGTCGAACACGTCACGCGCATCCACCCGTCCTGCGCGCCCGACTGGCCCGTGCCTCCGGACGGCGACGGCGCGCATCGCGTGGTCATCGAGGGCGTGCCGCGCATCGAGGTCACGGTCGAGGCCACCGACGAGCACGGCAACCGGGCCGCCGGTGGGAACGCCACGGCCGCGGGACGCCTGGTGAACGCCATCGACTGGCTCGTGGACGCCGAACCGGGCCTCTACGACGCGCTCGACGTTCCCGTCCGTCCCGCCGTGGGCAAACTCTGGAAGGCGCCGTGA
- a CDS encoding GMC oxidoreductase — protein sequence MLGRTGAAAAPVPAPIANGARVPVLVVGTGYGGSVAALRLAQAGVDVHMVEMGMTWDTPGSDGKIFSGMRSPDYRAYWLRTRTKQPLSNFLGFPIDKDVPKYTGILDAEDFGGILVYQGRGVGGGSLVNGGMAVTPKRSRFSAILPSVNADEMYNVYYPRANSGLGVNEIDRAWFDTTDCYQYARVGRKHAQRSGFEFVYVPNVYDFNYMKQEAAGAVPKSALNAEILYGNNYGKKSLQKTYLAQAKATGRVAISAQHRVTSVSPASGGGYTVAIEQIDTTGNVVATKTVTAARVFFAAGSVGTSKLLVKLKATGALPNLNGEIGKGWGDNGNVMVGRANHLWDPTGSLQSGMPTGGIDNWDAGGAFAEVAPLPTGIETYASFYLSITNTPHRAEFSWNGSAGRVDLNWQTAWKQSSIDMAKSIFDKINSKEGTIYRTDLFGTYKIWGDHLTYHPLGGAVLNKATDNYGRLHGHPGLYAIDGSLIPGNTSVNPFVTITALAERNIEKIIATDL from the coding sequence ATGCTCGGCCGGACCGGCGCCGCCGCGGCCCCGGTCCCCGCTCCGATCGCCAACGGCGCCCGCGTCCCCGTCCTCGTCGTCGGCACCGGGTACGGCGGCTCGGTCGCCGCGCTGCGCCTCGCCCAGGCGGGCGTCGACGTCCACATGGTCGAGATGGGCATGACCTGGGACACCCCGGGCTCGGACGGCAAGATCTTCTCGGGCATGCGGTCGCCGGACTACCGCGCCTACTGGCTCCGGACGCGGACCAAGCAGCCCCTCAGCAACTTCCTCGGCTTCCCGATCGACAAGGACGTCCCCAAGTACACCGGGATCCTGGACGCCGAGGACTTCGGCGGCATCCTCGTCTACCAGGGCCGCGGCGTCGGCGGCGGCTCCCTCGTCAACGGCGGCATGGCGGTCACGCCGAAGCGGTCGCGGTTCAGCGCCATCCTGCCCTCGGTCAACGCCGACGAGATGTACAACGTCTACTACCCGCGCGCCAACTCCGGGCTGGGCGTCAACGAGATCGACCGGGCATGGTTCGACACCACCGACTGCTACCAGTACGCGCGGGTCGGACGTAAGCACGCCCAGCGCTCGGGGTTCGAGTTCGTCTACGTCCCGAACGTCTACGACTTCAACTACATGAAGCAGGAGGCGGCCGGCGCCGTGCCGAAGTCGGCGCTCAACGCCGAGATCCTCTACGGCAACAACTACGGCAAGAAGTCACTCCAGAAGACCTACCTGGCGCAGGCCAAGGCCACGGGCCGGGTCGCCATCTCGGCGCAGCACAGGGTGACGTCGGTGTCGCCCGCGTCCGGCGGCGGCTACACGGTCGCCATCGAGCAGATCGACACGACCGGGAACGTCGTGGCGACCAAGACGGTGACCGCCGCACGGGTGTTCTTCGCCGCCGGCAGCGTCGGCACCAGCAAGCTGCTGGTCAAGCTCAAGGCGACCGGCGCGCTGCCCAACCTCAACGGCGAGATCGGGAAGGGCTGGGGCGACAACGGCAATGTCATGGTCGGCCGCGCCAACCACCTGTGGGACCCGACCGGCAGCCTCCAGTCGGGCATGCCGACGGGCGGCATCGACAACTGGGACGCCGGCGGCGCGTTCGCCGAGGTCGCGCCGCTGCCGACCGGGATCGAGACGTACGCCTCGTTCTACCTGTCGATCACCAACACCCCGCACCGGGCCGAGTTCTCCTGGAACGGCTCCGCCGGACGGGTCGACCTCAACTGGCAGACCGCCTGGAAGCAGTCCAGCATCGACATGGCCAAGTCGATCTTCGACAAGATCAACAGCAAGGAGGGGACGATCTACCGGACCGACCTCTTCGGCACCTACAAGATCTGGGGCGACCACCTCACCTACCACCCGCTCGGCGGCGCCGTCCTGAACAAGGCCACCGACAACTACGGCCGGCTGCACGGCCACCCCGGCCTCTACGCCATCGACGGCTCGCTCATCCCGGGCAACACCAGCGTGAACCCGTTCGTCACCATCACCGCCCTCGCCGAGCGGAACATCGAGAAGATCATCGCCACCGACCTGTGA
- a CDS encoding nitrilase-related carbon-nitrogen hydrolase — protein MRRHADDPIDDDLRRRTPAAPGDRITVARTAIGVIGAMIGDEVWVPEVARVLALEGAELIVHPTSWSAPEAMHVAATERTEEVRVHLVSVARPDCPAARTGSRPSGVQRQDDGPPPGPAGQANPPPVLDVHRALIEPSCGFVPASQHRGGKAFRTGNDVTRR, from the coding sequence TTGCGGCGACATGCGGACGATCCTATTGACGACGACCTGCGGCGCAGGACGCCGGCCGCCCCCGGCGACCGCATCACCGTCGCCCGGACCGCGATCGGCGTGATCGGCGCGATGATCGGGGACGAGGTGTGGGTCCCGGAGGTGGCCCGCGTCCTCGCCCTGGAGGGAGCGGAACTCATCGTCCACCCGACCTCGTGGAGCGCCCCGGAGGCGATGCACGTCGCGGCGACCGAACGCACCGAGGAGGTCAGGGTGCACCTGGTGTCGGTCGCCCGGCCGGACTGCCCGGCAGCTCGTACTGGATCTCGACCTTCGGGAGTCCAACGACAAGATGATGGGCCACCACCTGGACCCGCTGGCCAAGCGAACCCCCCACCTGTACTCGATGTTCACCGAGCCCTGATCGAACCGTCGTGCGGGTTCGTTCCGGCTTCACAACACCGTGGCGGAAAAGCCTTCCGCACAGGTAATGACGTAACGCGCCGCTGA
- a CDS encoding DUF397 domain-containing protein — MITWRKSSYTGGGNDEACVELAGQGGRVWVRDSKDPDGGRLAFGREAFAELLSRAKRSDLDLHR; from the coding sequence GTGATCACTTGGCGAAAGAGCTCCTATACCGGCGGCGGTAACGATGAGGCCTGCGTGGAACTGGCGGGGCAGGGCGGTCGGGTGTGGGTGCGGGACTCCAAGGATCCGGACGGGGGACGCCTGGCGTTCGGGCGTGAGGCGTTCGCCGAGTTGCTGTCTCGTGCGAAGCGCAGCGACCTTGACCTTCACCGCTGA
- a CDS encoding helix-turn-helix domain-containing protein yields MSVRESIDPKSSLWAWLAFDLWFYRTQRGLSLAQTALVVKVTRGTVSNWEAGRFRPSDTCMKCLDKAWNTGGHFERLHLFACAGHDPDWFRQYIQYEMAAEIIKVFHGKHVPLLVQTEAYAQGVLRAAGHVHAAEATTKARMKRQEILVRADPPHLWILMDQEVLECPVGGLEVMRAQMARLLEVAELPRVCVRVVPREAGWHPGHDGPFQVLRVCGREIAYAGAQIDGRLIEAGEQADVLAIRFDQIGAMALSRAASKDLIERTMRTYE; encoded by the coding sequence ATGAGCGTGCGAGAGTCCATCGACCCCAAGTCCTCCCTGTGGGCCTGGTTGGCCTTTGACCTGTGGTTTTACCGCACGCAGCGCGGTCTCTCGCTCGCCCAGACCGCCTTGGTCGTCAAAGTGACGCGCGGAACCGTATCGAACTGGGAGGCGGGCCGTTTTCGGCCAAGTGACACCTGCATGAAGTGTCTCGACAAGGCATGGAACACCGGCGGTCACTTCGAGCGGCTTCACCTGTTCGCCTGTGCGGGTCATGATCCCGACTGGTTCCGGCAATACATCCAATACGAGATGGCTGCGGAGATCATCAAAGTCTTCCATGGCAAGCACGTGCCTTTGCTGGTGCAGACGGAGGCTTACGCACAGGGTGTGCTGCGTGCGGCAGGGCACGTACATGCAGCGGAGGCGACCACCAAAGCTCGAATGAAGCGGCAGGAGATCCTCGTCAGAGCCGACCCGCCCCACCTCTGGATCCTCATGGATCAAGAGGTCCTCGAATGCCCCGTCGGGGGCCTTGAGGTCATGAGAGCGCAGATGGCGCGCCTTCTCGAAGTGGCGGAGCTGCCGCGAGTCTGTGTGCGGGTCGTCCCGCGGGAGGCGGGTTGGCATCCGGGACACGATGGCCCCTTTCAGGTACTGCGGGTATGCGGGCGCGAGATCGCCTATGCCGGGGCGCAGATCGACGGGCGTTTGATCGAGGCCGGTGAACAGGCGGACGTCTTGGCGATACGGTTCGACCAGATCGGGGCAATGGCCCTATCGCGGGCGGCTTCGAAAGACCTGATCGAGCGAACGATGAGGACGTACGAGTGA
- a CDS encoding ATP-binding protein: MNDLEFIMSAHGIPEVRLTLLAVPSSVVLAREFVRYTLTNWGFGREVIDDASLVMSEIVSNAVAAAPGHRIRLGCALREGAPLLECWDPSPGLPVRCPPSPTSENGRGLAIVTALAKETGTRPSATGEGKVVWALMHA, translated from the coding sequence ATGAACGATCTTGAATTCATCATGTCGGCGCACGGAATTCCGGAGGTGCGCCTGACCTTGCTCGCCGTGCCGTCGAGCGTGGTGCTCGCTCGGGAGTTCGTCCGCTACACGCTGACGAACTGGGGTTTCGGCCGTGAAGTGATCGACGACGCGAGCCTCGTCATGAGCGAGATCGTGTCCAACGCCGTCGCGGCGGCCCCCGGGCACCGGATCCGTCTCGGCTGCGCCCTCCGGGAGGGGGCGCCGCTGCTGGAGTGCTGGGACCCGTCCCCCGGTCTGCCGGTCCGGTGTCCACCGTCGCCCACGTCCGAGAACGGTCGCGGGCTCGCCATCGTCACCGCCCTCGCCAAGGAGACCGGCACCCGCCCTTCCGCCACCGGCGAAGGAAAGGTCGTCTGGGCCCTCATGCACGCCTGA
- a CDS encoding NmrA/HSCARG family protein, producing MSSSDAVLVIGATGNQGGATARQLLARGRRVHALVRDPGSPAARGLRDGGAVLVQGDLDDAESLRKAMNGVRAVFSVQALAYEPRTLAAEVRQGKTVADIAKESGVAHLVYSSVGGAERDTGIDHFESKAEIERHILALGMPATILRPVFFMNNLLHYADARDERVLSLPVRPDKPMQFIAADDIGVFAADAFDDPERSIGRQIELAGDELTFPEVARIYERVTGTPTRFEPLPIEERMFQWFAEAGYQADIPALRRQHPDLLTFERFLTRRLASARP from the coding sequence ATGTCTTCCTCCGACGCCGTCCTGGTCATCGGCGCGACCGGCAATCAGGGCGGCGCCACCGCCCGTCAGCTGCTGGCGCGCGGCCGGCGGGTCCACGCGCTGGTGCGCGACCCGGGCAGCCCCGCCGCCCGTGGGCTGCGGGACGGGGGCGCGGTGCTCGTCCAGGGCGATCTCGACGACGCCGAGTCGCTGCGCAAGGCGATGAACGGCGTGCGCGCGGTCTTCAGCGTCCAGGCACTGGCCTATGAACCGCGCACACTGGCCGCCGAGGTGCGTCAGGGCAAGACGGTGGCCGACATCGCCAAGGAGTCCGGCGTGGCGCACCTGGTCTACAGCTCTGTGGGCGGTGCCGAACGAGACACCGGCATCGACCACTTCGAAAGCAAGGCCGAGATCGAGCGGCACATCCTGGCGCTCGGAATGCCCGCCACCATCCTGCGCCCGGTCTTCTTCATGAACAACCTGCTGCACTACGCCGACGCTCGGGACGAGCGGGTGCTGTCACTGCCGGTCAGGCCCGACAAGCCCATGCAGTTCATCGCCGCGGACGACATCGGCGTCTTCGCCGCCGACGCGTTCGACGACCCCGAGCGGTCCATAGGCCGCCAGATCGAACTCGCCGGCGACGAGCTCACCTTCCCCGAGGTCGCCCGGATCTACGAGCGCGTCACCGGCACCCCGACCCGGTTCGAGCCGCTCCCGATCGAAGAGCGCATGTTCCAGTGGTTCGCCGAAGCCGGATACCAGGCCGACATCCCGGCCCTGCGCCGGCAGCACCCCGACCTGCTGACCTTCGAGCGGTTCCTCACCCGGCGACTCGCCTCGGCCCGCCCCTGA
- a CDS encoding TetR/AcrR family transcriptional regulator: MAEATAPRKRGPQARAARNDRALIEAAREVFLSQGFDAPVSAIAERAGVGMGSLYRRYRTKEELLQRLCADSMEHLAEAARAGLAMDDPWQGLAYYVQQCARFGFGALSPLAGTVQVTSEMRQAGEQAQRLADELVTRARDAGVLRTGVTSMDVFLLIRQFGRPAAGPSPHGEEEVRSRLLAIALDGLKAHNTDPLPGEPPDPQHYQALWNT, encoded by the coding sequence ATGGCCGAAGCCACCGCACCGCGCAAGCGGGGACCCCAGGCCCGCGCGGCCCGCAACGATCGCGCGTTGATCGAGGCGGCCCGCGAGGTCTTCCTCAGCCAGGGGTTCGACGCGCCGGTGTCCGCCATCGCCGAGCGGGCCGGGGTGGGGATGGGCAGCCTGTACCGCCGCTACCGCACCAAGGAGGAACTGCTCCAACGCCTGTGCGCCGACTCCATGGAGCACCTCGCGGAGGCGGCGAGGGCCGGGCTGGCGATGGACGACCCGTGGCAGGGTCTGGCCTACTACGTCCAGCAGTGCGCACGATTCGGGTTCGGCGCTCTGTCCCCCTTGGCCGGAACCGTCCAGGTCACATCCGAGATGCGGCAGGCCGGCGAACAGGCCCAGCGCCTGGCCGACGAACTGGTCACCCGGGCCCGCGACGCCGGTGTGCTTCGCACCGGCGTGACGTCCATGGACGTCTTCCTGCTCATCAGGCAGTTCGGCCGCCCTGCCGCGGGCCCGTCGCCCCACGGCGAGGAAGAGGTGCGGTCCCGCTTGCTGGCGATCGCGCTGGACGGCCTCAAAGCCCACAACACCGATCCGCTACCGGGGGAACCGCCCGACCCCCAGCACTACCAGGCGCTCTGGAACACCTGA